A genomic segment from Nodularia sphaerocarpa UHCC 0038 encodes:
- a CDS encoding phosphoribosyltransferase: MLFKNRTIAGQILAGELADYANRSDVIVLALPRGGVPVAFEVAKALNAPFDVLVVRKLGVPEQEELAMGAIASGGVRIINEHIINLVNISEDTIARVAAQEERELERRERLYRGDCPFLDLEGRIVILVDDGLATGATMWAAVASVRRQHPAKIVIAVPVAASATCHELQKAVDEIICAATPEPFYSVGLWYEDFPQTTDAQVRDLLAKAQTSHQPLTLGT; the protein is encoded by the coding sequence ATGCTATTCAAAAATCGCACAATAGCAGGTCAAATTTTAGCCGGAGAGTTAGCAGACTATGCTAATCGCTCAGATGTCATCGTATTAGCTTTACCCAGGGGTGGTGTACCAGTTGCCTTTGAAGTTGCAAAAGCCTTAAATGCGCCCTTCGATGTGCTGGTGGTGCGTAAACTGGGAGTGCCTGAACAAGAAGAATTGGCAATGGGTGCGATCGCATCCGGCGGAGTGCGGATTATTAATGAACATATTATCAACTTGGTGAACATCTCCGAAGACACAATTGCCAGAGTAGCGGCGCAAGAAGAACGAGAATTAGAACGTCGGGAACGTCTTTATCGAGGCGATTGCCCATTCCTGGATTTAGAAGGACGCATAGTCATCTTAGTAGATGATGGTTTAGCCACAGGCGCAACCATGTGGGCGGCAGTAGCATCTGTGCGGCGACAGCACCCCGCGAAAATCGTCATTGCTGTACCCGTGGCTGCTAGCGCCACTTGTCACGAGTTGCAAAAAGCAGTGGATGAAATCATCTGTGCAGCCACACCCGAACCCTTTTATAGTGTTGGTTTATGGTACGAAGACTTTCCCCAAACCACAGATGCTCAAGTTCGTGATCTGCTGGCAAAAGCCCAAACCAGCCATCAACCATTAACTCTTGGTACATAG
- a CDS encoding ATP-dependent Clp protease proteolytic subunit, translated as MPIGVPKVPYRMPGGQYTDWISIYDRLYRERIIFLGRDVDDEIANQIIAVMLYLDSDDPGKDIYLYINSPGGMVTSGMAIFDTMQHIKSDVVTICVGLAASMGSFLLAAGTKGKRMALPHSRIMIHQPSGGTRGQASDIEIEAREILRIRHQLNGIYADKTGQAISKIEKDMDRDFFMSAAEAKEYGLIDRVIEERP; from the coding sequence ATGCCTATAGGTGTTCCTAAAGTACCTTACCGGATGCCCGGAGGACAATATACAGATTGGATTAGTATTTACGATCGCCTTTACCGGGAAAGAATTATTTTCCTGGGACGAGATGTTGATGATGAAATTGCTAACCAAATTATCGCTGTCATGCTGTATCTGGATTCAGACGATCCAGGTAAGGATATTTATTTATACATAAATTCCCCTGGTGGTATGGTGACATCCGGCATGGCGATTTTTGACACCATGCAACACATCAAATCAGATGTGGTGACAATTTGTGTAGGTTTAGCCGCCTCAATGGGATCATTCCTGCTAGCAGCCGGCACCAAGGGTAAAAGAATGGCATTGCCTCATTCTCGGATTATGATTCACCAGCCCTCTGGTGGTACTCGTGGACAAGCCAGCGATATCGAAATTGAAGCCAGAGAAATTCTGCGGATTCGTCACCAGCTTAACGGTATTTATGCTGATAAGACTGGTCAGGCGATATCGAAGATTGAAAAAGACATGGATCGTGACTTTTTCATGTCTGCTGCTGAAGCCAAAGAATACGGTTTAATCGACCGTGTAATTGAAGAACGTCCGTAG
- a CDS encoding ATP-dependent Clp protease proteolytic subunit — translation MDNSPIKAVQAPYQGDSFYRTPPPDLPSLLIKERIVYLGMPLVPAVTELIIAELLYLQSEDPEKPIKIYINSTGTSGYSGEPIGFETEAFAIYDTMKYIKPPIHTICIGSAMGMAAMLLSAGTKGCRASLPHSSIILHQPKSYAQGQATDIQIRAREVLINKVSLVDILASTTGQAPEKITKDMDRLLYMTPYEAREYGLIDRVFEKEELANPPLPASVL, via the coding sequence ATGGACAATTCCCCCATCAAGGCTGTGCAAGCCCCTTATCAAGGTGATAGTTTTTACCGGACACCGCCGCCAGATTTACCTTCCTTATTGATCAAGGAACGAATTGTCTATCTGGGAATGCCATTAGTGCCGGCGGTTACGGAATTAATTATTGCCGAATTGCTTTATTTACAGTCCGAAGACCCCGAAAAGCCGATTAAAATCTACATCAACTCAACGGGTACTTCCGGCTATAGTGGCGAACCCATTGGCTTTGAAACCGAAGCCTTCGCCATCTATGACACGATGAAATACATCAAGCCTCCCATCCACACCATTTGCATTGGTTCGGCAATGGGTATGGCGGCGATGCTACTCAGTGCTGGTACAAAAGGTTGCCGCGCCAGTTTGCCCCACTCCTCTATTATCCTGCATCAACCGAAGAGTTACGCCCAAGGTCAAGCAACGGATATTCAAATTCGGGCAAGAGAAGTTCTGATCAACAAAGTTTCCTTGGTTGATATTCTGGCTAGTACCACAGGACAAGCACCTGAGAAAATTACCAAGGACATGGATCGTCTGTTATACATGACTCCTTATGAAGCCAGGGAATACGGTTTGATTGACCGAGTTTTTGAGAAAGAAGAACTCGCCAATCCCCCCTTACCTGCCAGTGTTCTCTAA
- a CDS encoding vWA domain-containing protein, which translates to MKVNLQPTLNDGNLDAHQPSSQRQLAVSISAIAEIQDRNIPLNLCLILDHSGSMHGRPLETVKQAAIGLVDKLKPGDRLSVVAFDHRATVLVPNQTITNPGQIKKQINSLTADGGTAIDEGLRLGIEELAKGKKETVSQAFLLTDGENEHGDNQRCLKFAQLATGYNLTLNTLGFGDKWNQDVLEKIADAGLGSLSHIQKPEQAADEFNRLFSRVQTVGLTNAYLLISLKPHIRLAELKPIAQVAPDTIELPIQQEADGRFAVRLGDLMKDSGRVILANIYLGQLPEGKQAIAQVQVRYDDPAQNKMGLLTDNIPVYANVTGVYQPQIDSGVQQSILALAKYRQTQLAETKLQQGDRAGAATMLQTAAKTALQMGDQSAATVLQTSATQLQSGGDLSESDRKKTRIVSKTVLQDTPPQ; encoded by the coding sequence ATGAAGGTCAATTTGCAGCCTACCTTGAATGATGGTAATTTGGACGCGCATCAACCGAGTAGTCAACGTCAGTTGGCTGTTTCGATTTCAGCGATCGCAGAAATTCAAGACCGCAATATTCCGCTCAATCTATGCTTAATTCTCGATCATAGTGGTTCCATGCACGGGCGACCTCTAGAAACTGTGAAGCAAGCAGCGATTGGTCTGGTGGATAAACTCAAGCCTGGCGATCGCCTGAGTGTTGTCGCTTTTGACCACCGTGCCACAGTTTTAGTCCCTAATCAAACGATTACCAACCCAGGACAAATTAAAAAACAAATTAACAGCCTCACGGCCGACGGTGGAACAGCCATTGATGAAGGTTTACGTTTGGGGATAGAAGAATTAGCCAAGGGAAAAAAAGAAACTGTTTCTCAAGCCTTTTTATTAACTGATGGTGAAAATGAACACGGTGATAATCAACGCTGTTTGAAATTTGCTCAACTGGCGACTGGCTATAATTTGACTTTGAACACATTAGGATTTGGTGACAAATGGAATCAGGATGTTTTAGAAAAAATCGCTGATGCTGGCTTAGGTAGCCTCTCCCACATTCAAAAACCCGAACAAGCCGCAGATGAGTTTAACCGCTTGTTCAGCCGGGTGCAAACGGTGGGATTAACCAATGCTTATTTACTCATTTCCCTAAAACCTCATATCCGGCTAGCGGAACTCAAACCCATAGCCCAAGTTGCTCCAGACACCATTGAGTTACCCATACAGCAAGAAGCAGATGGACGCTTTGCTGTGCGCTTGGGAGATTTAATGAAAGATTCAGGACGGGTGATTTTGGCTAATATTTATCTGGGACAGTTACCAGAAGGTAAACAGGCGATCGCTCAAGTCCAAGTCCGCTACGATGACCCGGCTCAAAATAAAATGGGTTTATTGACAGATAATATCCCAGTCTATGCCAATGTGACTGGGGTTTACCAACCACAGATAGATTCGGGTGTGCAACAGTCTATTTTGGCTTTAGCCAAATACCGACAAACCCAGTTAGCTGAGACCAAATTGCAACAGGGCGATCGCGCAGGTGCAGCCACAATGCTACAAACTGCGGCGAAAACTGCTCTGCAAATGGGAGATCAAAGTGCAGCGACTGTGTTACAAACTTCAGCCACCCAACTCCAATCTGGTGGTGACTTATCGGAGAGCGATCGCAAGAAAACCAGAATTGTCTCAAAAACCGTGTTGCAAGATACTCCTCCACAATGA
- a CDS encoding vWA domain-containing protein encodes MKAQLLCALNDTNVDAAQSSNQRQLSISISAIADELDQHLPLNLCLILDKSGSMQGQPIATVIQAVEQLLDRLQPSDSETPTFGDRISVVAFAGTAQVIIPNQTVQDIAAIKAQIQKKLKAKGGTAIAEGLQLGIIELMKGTKGAVSQAFLLTDGHGESSLRIWKFEIGKDDNKRCLELAHKATKINLTINTLGFGNDWNHNLLEKIADAGGGTLAYIERPEQALDQFRHLLQRIQSVRLTNAYLLLSLVPHVRLAEFKPIAQVSPDTIELPVQTETHGGFAVRLGDLMQDMERVVLANIYLGQLPEGKQVIGHLQIRYDDPSVNKQDLVSPMVAIYADVVKPYRPAPNPSVQQSILALAKYRQTQLAETKLHQGDRTGAATMLQTAANTALQIGDRAAATVLQTSATRLQAGEELSEADLKKTRMVSKTILQDS; translated from the coding sequence ATGAAAGCTCAATTGCTCTGTGCCTTAAATGATACGAATGTTGATGCGGCTCAATCGAGCAACCAACGTCAACTATCTATTTCAATTTCTGCGATCGCCGATGAACTTGATCAACATTTGCCACTCAACTTATGCTTAATTCTAGATAAAAGTGGTTCCATGCAAGGTCAACCCATCGCCACAGTAATTCAGGCCGTAGAGCAATTATTGGATCGGCTACAGCCAAGTGATAGCGAAACGCCCACCTTTGGCGACCGCATTTCGGTTGTAGCCTTTGCTGGTACTGCCCAAGTGATTATCCCTAACCAAACAGTCCAAGATATCGCAGCTATTAAAGCCCAGATTCAAAAGAAACTCAAAGCTAAGGGCGGTACAGCAATTGCCGAGGGTTTACAACTGGGAATCATAGAACTGATGAAAGGGACAAAAGGAGCAGTTTCCCAAGCATTTCTGCTCACAGACGGTCATGGTGAAAGCAGTTTACGGATTTGGAAATTTGAAATTGGCAAAGACGACAATAAACGCTGTCTAGAACTAGCACATAAAGCCACAAAAATCAACCTGACTATCAACACTCTGGGTTTTGGTAATGATTGGAACCATAATCTATTGGAAAAAATTGCTGATGCAGGAGGTGGCACTCTAGCCTACATTGAGCGTCCTGAACAAGCATTAGATCAGTTTCGTCATTTATTGCAGCGCATTCAGTCTGTGAGGCTTACCAATGCCTACTTGTTGCTGTCTTTGGTTCCTCATGTCCGCCTAGCAGAATTTAAACCCATTGCCCAAGTTTCCCCAGACACCATTGAGTTACCAGTGCAGACAGAAACTCATGGAGGCTTTGCCGTGCGCTTGGGTGATTTAATGCAAGATATGGAACGAGTAGTTTTGGCGAATATTTATCTGGGACAATTACCAGAAGGTAAACAAGTCATCGGACATTTACAAATCCGCTACGATGATCCATCTGTAAATAAACAGGATTTAGTTTCACCGATGGTAGCGATCTATGCAGATGTGGTCAAGCCTTATCGACCTGCGCCTAATCCCTCAGTGCAGCAGTCTATTTTGGCATTAGCTAAGTATAGACAAACACAGTTAGCCGAAACAAAATTGCATCAAGGCGATCGCACTGGTGCAGCCACAATGTTACAAACTGCTGCTAACACCGCCTTACAAATAGGAGATCGAGCCGCAGCCACAGTCTTACAAACCTCCGCCACCCGTCTGCAAGCAGGGGAAGAACTTTCAGAAGCCGACCTCAAAAAAACGAGGATGGTATCAAAGACAATTTTACAAGATTCTTAG
- a CDS encoding S1C family serine protease: MKKQFVQLSTFAICTTLTVIIGTRIEKLLPNNQTQESHPHSALAQTAEENISRQVYQQANPATVTVQTGRGHGSGFVVSQDGLIITNAHVIKPPPAKHQEENYNPHDFPSVVTVVFADGRKVAADVLGFAKEGLDLAVLKIHNQKNLSTLPLATAGAAFVGDRVFALGTPLKAKYQNTFTQGYISRINSGNGDIQHDAVIQGGNSGGPLLNTKGQVIGVNTSGYGVSKLNSGMNFAIPVAQVHSFITAARTRNISSTSTIFNPQKKPQIVAIALNSQEIKGSLEQSDRRRENGSFINLYQFQGQIGQQIDIEMKSQIINPVLILYKITADGTPEEIAQNIDRGPGDLNAQIVTTLPENGDYVIFATSLEAGETGNYTLRATATP, translated from the coding sequence ATGAAAAAACAATTCGTGCAACTTAGCACCTTCGCCATTTGTACAACATTGACCGTTATTATCGGAACCAGAATTGAAAAGCTACTACCGAATAACCAAACACAAGAAAGCCACCCTCATAGTGCCTTAGCGCAAACAGCCGAAGAAAACATTTCCCGTCAAGTTTATCAACAAGCCAATCCGGCGACAGTCACCGTTCAGACAGGTAGAGGACATGGTAGTGGTTTTGTGGTTAGTCAAGATGGGTTAATTATCACCAACGCCCATGTAATTAAACCACCACCAGCAAAACATCAAGAAGAAAACTATAATCCCCATGATTTTCCTAGCGTAGTGACTGTAGTATTCGCCGATGGCAGAAAAGTCGCAGCTGATGTCCTGGGTTTTGCCAAAGAAGGACTAGATTTAGCAGTTCTCAAAATCCACAATCAGAAAAACTTATCTACACTACCTTTGGCGACAGCTGGAGCGGCCTTTGTAGGCGATCGCGTTTTTGCGCTTGGGACTCCTCTCAAGGCAAAGTATCAAAATACCTTTACCCAAGGTTACATCAGCCGGATTAATTCAGGCAATGGTGATATTCAACATGACGCAGTGATTCAGGGTGGTAATTCGGGAGGCCCGCTTCTCAATACCAAAGGTCAAGTAATTGGTGTGAATACATCAGGGTATGGAGTTAGCAAATTAAATAGCGGGATGAACTTTGCCATTCCTGTTGCTCAAGTTCATTCATTTATCACCGCAGCTAGAACCAGAAATATTTCTAGTACATCTACCATATTTAATCCCCAGAAAAAACCACAGATTGTAGCGATCGCACTCAACAGTCAAGAAATTAAAGGCAGTTTAGAGCAAAGCGATCGCCGCCGAGAAAATGGTAGTTTTATCAACTTATACCAATTTCAGGGACAAATCGGACAACAAATAGACATTGAGATGAAAAGTCAAATCATTAACCCAGTCTTAATTCTGTACAAAATTACAGCTGATGGCACACCTGAAGAAATAGCCCAAAACATTGACAGAGGTCCAGGAGATTTAAATGCACAAATTGTCACAACATTACCAGAAAATGGAGACTATGTAATCTTCGCCACCTCCTTAGAAGCAGGAGAAACCGGCAATTACACCTTACGCGCCACAGCTACACCCTAA